The Pseudomonas sp. Marseille-Q3773 DNA window GTAGTCCTGCCAGGCCAGCCCGGCGATCAGCCACGGGCGCATCAGACGGCCTGCACCAGGCTGGCGGTGACGCCGCCGTCGGCATCGCGCCGGCAGGCCATGCGCAGCACGTCCAGCCCGGCCTGGCGCGCCAGCGCTTCGTCATGGGTGGCGAGCACGCAGGTTACATGGCGCGCCTGGGCCTCGCGCAGCAGCAACTGCATGACCCGCTCGGCGTTCACCGGGTCCAGCGCTGCGGTAGGCTCGTCGGCCAGCAGCAACGCCGGCGCATGCGCCAGGGCCCGGGCGCAGCTGACCCGCTGGCGTTGCCCCAGCGACAACGCGGCAGGCTTCTTGGCCAACTGGTCATGCACATCCAGCGCCTCGGCCAGGCGTTCGACGCTGCCGTCCTCGCCCAACCCCAACAGCTGCCGCGGCAGGCGGATATTGCCCCGCACATCGAGGAAGCCGAGCAAGCCGCCGGCCTGCAGCACATAGCCCAGCTGGCGGCTGCGCAGCGCCGCCAGCTGGTCGAGACGGCGCTGGCGCCACAGGCCAGCCACATCGGCGCCAGCAAAGACGAAGCCCTCGGCGGCATCCGGTGCCAGTACCAGTGCCAGCAGGTCGAGCAAGGTGCTCTTGCCGCAGCCGCTGGGGCCGACCAGCGCCACCCGTGCCCCAGCCGCCAGCTGCAGCCGGTCGATCTGCAGGCTGTAGCGCTGGGCGCCGTGCCCGCGCGTCTTGCGCACCCCATGCAGGCTGATCATCACGGCAGCGTCGACAGTGGGACACGGTACAGGGCGTCGCCCGGCTCGGCCTTGCCGAAGCGCACCCAGTTGGCCATGTCGTTGTGGAAGGTTTCGTACAGGCGGATCTTCGAGTCCAGTTCGTCGATGAAGTCCTCTTGCTCGGCCACCGACAGCGACAACCACAGGTCCTCGGTCATGCTCAGCGACTTGCTGCGGTATGGCAGGCCCTCGAGGTATTCGCCCAGCACCCCGCCCTGGGCCAGGTTGGCGCCTTTGCGCAAGGCACCCGGATCGCGGCTCATGTAGGCACTGGCGCTGGCGATTTCGTTGAAGAAATCACCGGGCGAACTGCGGGTCTTGCGCGCAGCGTCGACGATCAGCTTCAGTGACTGCTG harbors:
- a CDS encoding ATP-binding cassette domain-containing protein yields the protein MISLHGVRKTRGHGAQRYSLQIDRLQLAAGARVALVGPSGCGKSTLLDLLALVLAPDAAEGFVFAGADVAGLWRQRRLDQLAALRSRQLGYVLQAGGLLGFLDVRGNIRLPRQLLGLGEDGSVERLAEALDVHDQLAKKPAALSLGQRQRVSCARALAHAPALLLADEPTAALDPVNAERVMQLLLREAQARHVTCVLATHDEALARQAGLDVLRMACRRDADGGVTASLVQAV